Proteins encoded by one window of bacterium:
- a CDS encoding zinc ribbon domain-containing protein: MPLYDYQCKGCGHEFSREQRITENPLKKCPECGAMKSKRLISQTAFVLKGSGWYNDLYASNKPAKKEDGGKDDSAAESSDGKSEDKSDKKPKKDGKSKGGGKSGGKSSGKGGSKKGKSAA; encoded by the coding sequence ATGCCGCTCTACGACTACCAGTGCAAGGGCTGCGGCCATGAGTTCTCGCGGGAACAGCGGATCACCGAGAACCCGCTGAAGAAGTGCCCCGAGTGCGGCGCCATGAAGTCCAAGCGTCTGATTTCCCAAACGGCGTTCGTCCTGAAGGGGAGCGGTTGGTACAACGATCTCTACGCGTCGAACAAGCCGGCCAAGAAAGAGGACGGCGGCAAGGACGACTCGGCTGCAGAAAGCTCTGACGGCAAGAGCGAGGACAAGTCCGACAAGAAGCCCAAGAAGGACGGCAAGTCCAAGGGCGGCGGCAAGAGTGGCGGAAAGAGCAGCGGAAAAGGCGGCTCCAAGAAGGGCAAGAGCGCAGCCTGA